ATGAGTGGGTAAGGAGAGGCAGAAAGCAAAGCTGCAGCTAAACCAGCTGCACAGGCAGACGCAGCCGAGGAGGATGAGTGGGTAAAGAGAGGCAGAAAGCAGAGCTGCAGCTAAACCAGCTGCACAGGCAGACGCAGCCGAGGAGGATGAGTGGGTAAGGAGAGGCAGAGAGCAGATCTGTAGTGCCCTATAGAAATGTTTCAGGGTGCTACTGTTAACTATACTTCTAGCCTGCTTGGGGCTCTTCTGCTGTGCTGCACTAGTTCACATGTACAGAGGGGCTAGATGGTTGTTTTTACCAACCCTTTACTGTTCTTTGTCATACTTGGCTGTGGTTTACTATACCTTGCAGTATGTCATTGTAAACTGCAGTATGACTGAGACACAGCAGGGGAGATACGGCTCTGTTAAACACCGTTCTCTGCTTCTCTTTTTCAGGAGGACTGAAGCATGAAGAGTTGAAGCCTGGTCTCGTTCCGTTAAGAGACGGGATCGCTCTAGTTTTCAGGAGGGTCAGTTCCACATGCCTTGTTTCTTTCGCTTCCCGAATCAAGTCTTTCAGCCCCGGAATGCACTGGTCATTACTGGGGTTAATGGGACAGTCCTGGACACTTCAGGATAAATCCCAAGCTATTTTTAGGAACTACAGCAGTAACTTCATCAGGTGATATAGAGCCTTCTCACAAGGCATCTCAAAACACAAAGGTCTAATCTCTGCATTTCCAGGACCGTGGATGCAAGGTCCATTCTTTATCTCTGTTCTTTATGCCAGTCTTTTCTTTATATTAGTTCCTTATTACACACCCTCAGCTTGTGTCTTGAGAGTTAAACAACAAACAAGCCAGTCCTGCCAACGTGTACCGCCTCACCTCTTCACACGACCTGTACATTTGCAAGCCAGCAGTTTCAATACAGACAATGCATACCGTTTCAATACAGGCAGTATCAATGCATACCGTTTCAATACAGACAGTATCAATGCATAGTTTCAATACATCTGGAGGTAGGGCTTACACCTCCCCAAGAATGTAAATCCGTCAAAAGCTCACAGTTTACATTACAGTTACTGTAGTGCTGCTTTTACTTAAAAAAAGGGCGTTTTAATTCTAATGCAATCTTAGTTTCTTGCATTTCTCTGTGCTGTATCTGTACCTGTGATGGTGTTCTAGTGAGTGCTGCACTCCTGTGCTTGTATGTGATGGTGTTCTAGTCAGTGCTGCACTCCTGTGCTTGTATCTGATGGTGTTCTTGTCAGTGCTGCACTCCTGTGTCCTGTGTCTTGTTTGACTGTTGCGTCTGATGCAGTATAACACAGTTTACCCTTGgcttgtgaaatatcttgaaatacttcAAACAAGTCTGTGTAAAGCTTAATGTATCCCACTGTATTTGTATACATATAGATCAATATTAGAAACATAGGTGCTGTATATGTAAGAGTGTAACAAGCttattttctgtgtattttattgtttccagtgtataaaataaatacatgaaaaaaaaatgctggatgTACAGagcaataaaatcatttttttaccaCCCTTTGCTGTTCTGTGTCATGCTTGCATGTGCTTTACTACATTTTGCAATATACCGTTGTGAACTTcaatagggggaaaaaaacaaaaatatacccAATAAAGAATACTCAGAAAAATACACATTGTAGtttttaaagttgtatttttatttttacaaaatgccattaaaatgtaattataaaactCCTGTGTATTTCTAGAGAGCCCTTTTATATTCCCAGGTATTATAAACGGGTGATGGGGAGCCCGGTGAGGGGAAGGGTTCCAGGCTGTCTCTGGGGAAGCCTGAAGCCTTTTCCAGCCCCACACCGCCCTAGAGGCTGTGCTGAAAGAGTGAGGATTTCAAGTTTCAAGACGGGAtaagaataaatacaaaaattacacaaaataaaatgattgtgCAGATTGGAAAAAAAGCAGCTGCAGTCCAGCAAACACTTGCAATGGCTTTGATTAGGACAGGTGCCTGTGCTGGTGCCGCACATTGCACTGTATCACACTGGAATTTCAATGCAGTTTTGGGGTAATAACAGCCATAATGTAATATGATCTCGCACTGCAGTAAGAGTGTCATCAAGCTTCAGGTTTATCAGCACCGGTGTATTGCACTTTGACTCAAATTAAAGGAGCAGCTGTTTTTGAAACTGTTCTCTGCAGCTCCTGTGAAATCTACATGATTTAAAGTGAGTTGGAGGTGAACCAGTTGAACACGGGGTCCTTGTTTTCATTGATCCACTTGATGTTCAGCTGGGTCCTCTCTATAGCTTGGCTCAGCGTCTGCGTGCTCAAGCAGTCCTCTGTGATGTCATTACTCTGGCGGAACTGCTGAAGCTGTTCCGATCCACAGGGTAAAGGGAAGTGGGGTGACATGAACACAAAAACCACATTAGTGAAGCAGTGAGTAAGGGGTCAATGGATCAACCTGGAATCTGTGAATCAATCAAGGCTTGTAAAAATATTGCACTTCTATCACGAGTTCCTGCTTAAACTGGGCTGCTACACCGTCACTGGAGAGGAGTCAAAACCAGGGTTATATTTACTGGATATGTGATTTTTAGATTGCTGGGGGCTGCTAGAGAGATCGTTTTACCAGAGCaacctgtaaaataatatatagCAGTATAGTACTGTAGTAATTTGTGTCCCTTTTCCTCTAAATGAAATCATTCTCAAACAGGGAGCACATTTCTGCATTTATACAGATAGTGGAAAACCTCTGTTATCTAAACTGATTGGGATCAGGCTGTGTTTAGATAAAAACAGCATACAGGGCTATTCAGATAACGAAGGCTTTACTGGAAGTAAAACCATGTATTCATTACGGAACAAAGTCTCATGAAAATGGCAACAAATGTAATTAATCAAAGCCATCTTTCAAATAAAGGACTTGTCAGCTTTGCACAGTATCCTGACAGGTCATATCGAAGCAGGGTTACCTGTGTGAGCTCAAGCTCTGTGGAGAATCTCTGCGTCACTCCCTCTAGGAGGCTGTCCATCGGAGAGGACCTGAAACAGCAGGAGGAGAAACCCGACTCTATCAAACAATCCAAGCACTTCAAATTCAGTAGGGAACGCGGTTCAGATTACCCAAGAGAAGGGAGGCTGACTCACCCGCTGCAGATGGTGCTGGAGTAGGCTCGGATGAAGTCCCACACCAACGACTGGCCTACCACGTTTCTAGAGATATAGTTGATAGTCGGGATGGAATCCATCTTCCTGATCTTCTCCGGATCCAGAGTGTACTTGAGATACCTACAGAATAAAGAAGAGAAGCAGGGATGGGTCAGCAGCGGTgcctttttctttaaatgtttagACCTTTAATAAAAGTggtaagaacagaagaaaatgtatgaacgagaggaggccattcggcccatttaagcttgtctggttcctagtagctgattgatctcagaactttgtcaagtcaggtcttaaaggatccaagcgatttagcatcaacagcatgactaggtagcccattccatcccaccaccactctctgtgtgaagaatgGTCTttttccctctgtcctaagtctaacTACACTTAATTTCTAACTGTGTCCTCGGAttgtggtttctgtgctgtgtttaaagTAATGGTCCTGGTTAACTGTATCAACCCCTGTTAAGATTTTGAAGACTTCAATCGTgccctgattcttctttgttcctggctaaatagattcagtccATTAAAAAGCAGCCACATAAAAAGCCCACACTGTTGTAAAAAAAAGGCTGGGGGTTCAAGTGGGACATGAGCCTGAACGAACTGTGCAGCAGCCCTGGGTCTGACCTGTTCAAGATCCAGATGTGCTTGGAGCAGGACAGCCCGTATCTCAGCTTGTCAGCCTCCGTGGTGATGATGGCGTTCTGAAACCTCTCCCACGCGAAGTCCCACTCCTCCACGCCCCCCGCGGCTATCGCATTGCAGTAGATGGTCGTTTTCAAGTTTGGATGGATCCTGGCGGGTTCATAGAAGACGTGTGTTAAATACAACATGATCGCCAAACCACAGAATATTCCACTGCGTTCCCATTATAACCCCAGTGTATCAGGCTGCAGAAACCCCAGCAGAATTATTAACAGACCTCAATACCAGCTCTATAGAAGGACCAGCTTATCTCTGTCTCTTCCCATTCAACTTGGAGGCAGTCTGAATATTTCCCTTTATAACCAGGTCACTCAGTTCTTCGATGGTCAGAATAGAGTGGTCCTGATACGGTAGCACACTGGCACTGATGGAGCTACCATGGTACTGCCAATGCCAGTGTGAGCTGGGTCCACAGTGCTTATGCAATGCTGCCAGTGACTCGCACCATTCAAGTAACCCATGTGCTGTGACAGTAGTGGCACTATATTGAAACTGCAGATCAAGCTCCGTATGATAACCCATCTTAGTGCTTACAACGGTACTAAACATTCTGAAATGAATGCATTGTAAAGGTACTAAACATTCTGAAATGAATGCATTGTAAAGGTACTAAACATTCTGAAATGAATGCATTGTAAAGGTACTAAACATTCTGAAATGAATGCATTGTAAAGGTACTAAACATTCTGAAATGAATGAAttgtaaaggtattattcagtgCGTACGGGTTGACGCTGGGGTTGTCCATCCATTCCCGGTACAGACTGGAGGCCAGCTCTTGACACTTCTTCAAACCGTTCTCACAGGCAACCTCAATGGCAGTGACCTCGTTGTACCTGAATAGATGGGAACATCTGCCATGAGCTGCCATGGACACCTAACACAGAAAGCAGTGCTGAAACCAGGGCCAGGACCTGAATCATTCACATTGATCCTTATCCAATATTACCAGAGTAAGAGGAAAAGCATAGCACAGCGTAATGACgcgcagtgaaagcatggtaaaccacagAGGGGTAAGGTAAAGCTAATTAAAGAAAATGGCACGCCGTGGTAAAactggggaaagcatgggaaaactgcaccaTTATTGCTGTAAATGCAGTTCTAATTGGCAGGCCGGGGTAAATGTGGACAGTTTATACAATTGTAAACTGTCTCCAGgataaaaaaaagatcataaaaaaacatagtaataactatttaaagaaaaataatgtaaaaaattcAATAGACTTTGGGCTGAGAAAATGAAATGACATGCAATAAACAAGCAATACATGAATCTAGTTTCAAGGGTTGCTTGTATGTAGTTCTCATGAAAGTTTAAGCAAGGTGCATCGTGTCACTTACTGGTCAGTGTGTCCCAAGGGTACCTCTGTCCAGTTCGCAGTGATGTTCTCAAAATAGTCAAACAAAGGAGTCACTTGCTTCCTGAGGTAAGTCTAAAAAGAAGGTTATTAAATCAGTCACTAAATACTTTCTGCACCAGCAGTATCTTTCAGTTGCCCAACAGGATTCTAAAGTCGAAGTGGGATTTGGGGTTCACCCTGCACACTGAACGGTTCACCCTGCACACTGAACGGTTCACTGCACACTGAACGGTTCACCCTGCACACTGAACAGTTCACCGCACACTGAACGGTTCACCCTGCACACTGAACGGTTCACCCTGCACACTGAACGGTTCACCCTGCACACTCATTAATAACACTGAGGGTTATTAATGAATCCCCTCATTCATTAACCTTTACAGCCAAGGTTAAACATGAACTCACCTGCATGGGCCCATTCACTTCAGTGCGATCGAACATGAGGGAGAAGTACCCCAGATTGTCTATAGCCGACTCCCAAGGCATGTACTCCACGTCTTTGGAGAGGTACTTGGTGGTGTCCAGAGCCAGTGTGGTCGGGATATACCCTGCCCTTTAACAATGAGAAGAAAGATAAGGAAGAGTTTTACTAACTTACAACacttttgggaaaaaaaatagACAACCAAAATACAGGCAAGAAAAAACATCAACTCAGAATGTAAACTTGAGGGAACATCCAGAAATCAGAAACAGGTCGTATTCCTCTAAGAGCAAAATTGACacatggtaaaacacagagagacatggtaaaacacagagaggcatggtaaaacacagagaggcatggtaaaaccCAGAGacgcatggtaaaacacagagagacatggtaaaacacagagaggcatggtaaaacacagagagacatggtaaaacccagagaggcatggtaaaacacagagagacatggtaaaacccagagaggcatggtaaaacacagagaggcatggtaaaacacagagaggcatggtaaaacacagtgAGGCATGGTAAAacccagagaggcatggtaaacccagagaggcatggtaaaacccagagaggcatggtaaaacccagagaggcatggtaaaacacagagagacatggtaaaacacagagaggcatggtaaaacacagagagacatggtaaaacacagagaggcatggtaaaacacagagagacatggtaaaacacagagaggcatggtaaaacacagagagacatggtaaaacacagagaggcatggtaaaacacagagagacatggtaaaacccagagaggcatggtaaaacacagagaggcacCTACCTGGCCAGATTGAACGCATCATCAATGAGCTGGGCTCTGTTAATCACAGGGATTTCCTGCAAAGGGAAGAGAGGGAAACACTAATAATGAAACAGGAGGCAGGAGGCTGGAGCCGCAACActgctgtggtaaacttttctaagggtgtTAGTCACTAGCGCACACTTCAAAGAACACTTACAGTAAAATTATCCTGCAGCTGCTGAAGAAGCCTGTCCCAGTTCTCAGTGTCGTAGTTAACCCTGTAGTATCCAGTACAGTTGATATTGGCCAGCACCCAATCAGTGCTGTTGGATTGCACAGTTGTGTTCGTTTctgattttaaacaaacaaacaaagaaataaaaccatTCCGTCAGGACAACTCTGTGCCATGCTCGGATTAATAAATCTGCAATGCTGAACAATATTAGGATCAGGGCAACTCTGTGCCATGCTCGGATTAATAAATCTGCAATGCTGAACAATATTAGGATCAGGGCAACTCTGTGCCATGCTCGGATTAATAAATCTGCAATGCTGAACAATATTAGGATCAGGGCAGGTTTGGCATTCTATTTGGCGGTGAAGAATGAATGCtcatatacagtagtgttcagGCTGTGTCATTATCAACACTGTCAGGGATGcagagaggcagggaggctgAGAACAGGGGAATACACAGGAGCACAGTCTCCATACCTGAGGTATTGAGCAGCCAGAAGTCAGTTTGGAGAATCCCAGACTTCATCCAACTCACTGGAACAAACCAGGTGTAGCTGCGAGGTGGAGAGAGGTTATGCATGAGAGTGTGGCATAATAATTTAGGTATAAAATGAACCACCAGGAGGCATTGTGGGGCCTGAACAGTACAGACCCTGCTATAAAACCATCCAAGTGGAATGGTGTGATAGCTTGCTTCACGAAAGTGGACCCCCTTTTTCATGGTAAAGcttggagggagggagagggggggggtgggggtgtgtagCATTGAAGTATATTTGCAAGGTTTCTTCAAGCACATGCCCTTATCAGAGTTTCAATGGTGACAAGGCTTACTTGAATTGGGAGGACCTTGTGACCTCTGCGTCGGGGTCCAGAAGGAAGTGCTTCTGGGTCAGTGTGCCGGTTGTGGTGTTGATGGTTACCACAGGGAAGCCCATCTGCAGGACCCATCTGTTCATGATGTTTTCCACCGAGTCCGGTAGAGTTATGTTCTGCTGCTTGTTCACAGCCTTGCAATGAGAAACACGGGGCAGGGGTTTGTGAACTCCGCTGGCACTGAAGTACCTTGCAAAGTCCTGGAGACATTTCTCAAGCTGTCAAAGTGCTTGTACTGCCATGATGGAGGACGTGCAAATATTCAAAACCAGGAGCTGACTATGGGGCCAGGCTGGGGGAATCCCAATGTCTTATCTCGGAGCAATGCCCCTCACACTGCACTcgctcttaaccctttaaggtacacagGAATTGAGCCGTTATTCAAACGGGTCCTGCAGCTGACTCAAGTATCACTCAAGCAGACGAGCAGATCcagcctgtcagtacattttaaaccctgtttcgtgcacctcctTCCTAATTAGGCTCTTCCTAATACACTGAGAGGGAGGCTCTTCCTAATGCACTGAGAGGGAGGCTCTTCCTAATGCACTGAGAGGGAGGCTCTTCCTAATGCACTGAGAGGGAGGCTCTTCTTAATGCACTGAGAGGGAGGCTCTTCCTAATGTGTGTAACTTACCTGCTGCAAGTGATCCCAAAGGTCTTGGTACACAGTAGTGTTGTACTTGTATTGCTCCAGGTATGTCTGTAAATAGAAACAGTTTGTTACTCCCAGTCCCCTGACAGTACTGCAGTGTTCCTGCAGGTGTGAAGAGGTGAACTCTGTAGTTAGGCAGCAGGCTtctatttaacatgttcattttcAACCCTTACATCAGTCGAGTCCCATTTCATTTCTTCTACTGTTTAATCACTACATGGTGAGACAGATCTGCCCTGGTCAAAGACACACGCAGTGTTAATCGAGACTCCAGTCCCTGTGCTTTTAAAGCACATTAGAAAGCAATAAAGGCTGGGTAAAGTGTAAAGACAGTAATCTGCTGAGACGGGCTGGAGTAACCCACATGTGAGCAGGTACTGTGCAGCACTTTCTTGCAGATCCATGCTGTCACAGGGACTATTGAAATAACTGGGCAGACTCACTTTGAGCCCCCCCACAAAGAGATTCTCTGTTAAGAATCCAGACAGCATCCTCAGCACGGCAGCTCCCTGTGAGAAACgggaaaaaaacagaacagcaagCAGTTAATCTTCTAAACGCAGCTCCCAGCGATACATTAAAGGAAACGCTACAGTGGTTAATCAGGCTTTGAAATTGGAGCGTGCATCTGTCAGAAACACTCTGTCATGTTTTACAGCAGTCCAAACAATGGCCGGGACACAGGGGAAAGTCACACAGCTCTACAGACAGGGGAAAGTCACTCAGCACTACAGACAGCTGAACGTCACTCAGCACTACAGACAGCTGAACATCACACAGCACTACAGACAGCTGAACGTCACTCAGCACTACAGACAGCTGAATGTCACTCAGCACTACAGACAGTTGAACATCACACAGCACTACAGACAGGGGAAAGTCACTCAGCACTACAGACAGCTGAACGTCACTCAGCACTACAGACAGCTGAACATCACACAGCACTACAGACAGCTGAACGTCACTCAGCACTACAGACAGTTGAACATCACACAGCACTACAGACAGGGGAAAGTCACTCAGCACTACAGACAGCTGAACGTCACACAGCACTACAGACAGCTGAACGTCACACAGCACTACAGACAGTTGAACGTCACACAGCACTACAGACAGTTGAACATCACACAGCACTACAGACAGGGGAAAGTCACTCAGCACTACAGACAGCTGAACATCACTCAGCACTACAGACAGTTGAACATCACACAGCTCTACAGACAGGGGAAAGTCACACAGCTCTACAGACAGGGGAAAGTCACTCAGCACTACAGACAGCTGAACGTCACACAGCACTACAGACAGTTGAACATCACACAGCACTACAGACAGGGGAAAGTCACACAGCTCTACAGACAGGGAAGGTCACACAGCTCTACAGATAGGGGAAAGCCACACAGCTCTACACTGACAGGCTGTGGTTTAAGGGATTCTGAAGTTCTGCTGGGATTGCATTTGTGGTTTGATCCAGAGGCAGCTCTGTCAGTGCATTTCACAATACTGAGCCGGGCAGGCAGATGGAACTGTACCTTGCTATAGGTGATCGAGTCAAACAGATTTCCGATTTGAAGCGGGGTGCTGATCTCTTCCTCATCCAAGCTCAGTGGGTGAGAGGAGTTGAGGGCGTCCACTGCAAACACCTTCTGGTAATGATGCAGCACAATCAGGTCTTTCTGTGAACATGACAAGGGAAACAGACAATAGGCACAGGCATGAGGTACGACGCAGGCAATGTGAACACGACAGGGGAAACAGACGAGGCACAGGCATAAGGCACGATGCAGGCAATGTGAACACGACAGGGGAAACAGACAAGAGGCACAGGCATTGAGGTACGACGCAGGCAATGCATCGCTGCTGTATGGCTCTGTCATGCCTGCTGTATTGCTAACAATGTCCAAGCGGTTTTTATATCCCCAAAAAGGCTGTCATTGGTTCAGTTTAGTTTAACTGTAGTTCAATGCTGTTATTTAAGCAGGCAGAGAATCTGTTATCCATCTCATTGTCAAGGGCTGCCTTACAAGAGGTCAACACACTAATACAATGAACCAAACCCTAGTTTCTAACATCTACACCAATAATGTCATATGGATTTCTTTACCCATAGTTAATTATTTCACAGTATAAGAGGCTGAAACTACTTCATTGTTCTCATCTGTAAAGCGACAGGTACTTGGAGCCCGAGTTATAAAAATGTATAGACTTGTTTTAAGGAATGTCTTTTAGATTGAACAGTGCataattaaaaagtaaaagaaaaagacTTCCAAGTCTCTGTTGAGAAAAGGTTTCATGACTTGAACAAACCAGTCCAGTATGAATAGAACCCTCCATGCTGGAAGGGTCATTGTGTCCCAACCTATATCAAATGGCATATGAATTTCAATATGGAGCAATAGCAAGGGAAAGCCCTACAATGTTCCAGCTGGGCTCTGCGTGATCTGCTCCCAGGTAGGACACATAGGTAGCGAATCCTTCATTCAGCCACAGATCATTCCACCAGCGCACTGTCACCAGGTTTCCAAACCACTGGggaagacaaacagacacactttGAGAAACTGGAGCAAAAACACACAGTGCCAGATTCTCATTACAAATAAATTCCAATACATTTTTGTAACTCATAATTAAGTAATTATgagttacaaaatatatatatattagacggTAGTGAAGAATGAAAGTACCTGATGGGCCAGTTCGTGAGCAATCACCGTGGCAACCCACTCCTTGTTACTGGTGGAGGAGATGTTTGGATTGTACAGCAGAGCAGTCTCGCGGTACGTCACCAGGCCCCAGTTCTCCATGGCCCCAGCACTGAAGTCTGGAAGAGCTATCTGGTCTACAGGTCAAAGAGAAATACAATCCACTTGACACAGTGAACTACATTTTCCTCTGTGATTAACTTAGCCAGGTCAAGACTCGATGCTACATTCCTATCTTATTCCGGTTTGCCCCCCTGAGCTTCAAGCCTGAGTGGTTTATAACCACCACTTGCTGAAAGTAGCAGCAGTACAATGCGTTTTTGGCTCACCGAGCTGGCAGTTTACCTAACAGCTAAAACGACCCGTTTACTGATGAAATACAATGAGCAGTACTGAACACTGCAGCCTTCACTGTTACATTGTAATACACATGTTGGGTATTTAACCTTGATGACAGTGCAATTTCAGATAAACACAACTTTACATTTCTGGGGCAATATGTATGCGAGTGTGAGGTACCTGACTTTGCCAGGGGGTAGGGTATGCTGTAGTAGTCCTCGAAGTACTGCAGGATTGGTCCGGTAATGTTCAGAGCGTAATCTCCCTGCTGTTCCGCAATAGCCTCCGGCCGGGCCCAGATTCGGATCTGGAAACGACATTGGATATTTATTCCCCTGAATATTACTTTGTCTTGACTTCGCTGCTTGATCTAGTCTGTGTTGAGgttctttgtgttttaatgtCAGCTACTTCTGTTTGGGTGTTTCTCCATGGTTTCTATCTAGCCGTTACCTACCCTACCACAGGGATCATAAAAGAACTATAAATGTGTCAGCTGCTTCTGTTTGAGTGTTTCTCCCTGGTTTCTAGCCGTTACCTTTGCACCTGCTTTAAAACGTTAGCAGATAATCATTAAAATGAGTCGTGTCATTTTAAGGACAAGCACTCCAGATGCAGGTGGGGCTGTTAAAGGAGCATGTGTCATTCATTACATACATTTCCTGATCATGTTACACAGATCGCAAGACAGTCTGCAGTCCCTGAGGTTAGATTTACACAATTAGTAAAACACATTGGAAGTTACGAGAGTAAGTAAGAAGCATGCCAGCGAGGTTATAGATTGAGTAATATTACCGAGACGTTTCTGTTCAGGGCATGTATGTTCTTGAAGTCACAGACGATGAATGCCAGCAGGTAGGTTGACATGTCCGGTGTTGGGTGAAATGTAGTGATTCCCCATTCAGCCTTATCAAAGGTCCTATTCACT
The DNA window shown above is from Acipenser ruthenus chromosome 24, fAciRut3.2 maternal haplotype, whole genome shotgun sequence and carries:
- the LOC117429155 gene encoding aminopeptidase N-like isoform X1, with product MAKGQIVSKVLAVFAIVVVAAILGSIIALTASYVEERKKHPVTTLPPPTTTPSPDAPCFNPWDESRLPDSLIPSGYSVTLWPSLKPNDEGMFTFKGNSTVVFKCKKKTDLIVIHSRLLNLTTKGEHLADVRDVSSSKSVDIQYSCLDTSNEFLVVQLRANLTEGKTYEMITDFTGELSDDLVGFYRSEYMEGEDKKLVATTQMQPTYARTVFPCFDEPAMKAHFNITLIHDPKLVALSNSPVIDSVNRTFDKAEWGITTFHPTPDMSTYLLAFIVCDFKNIHALNRNVSIRIWARPEAIAEQQGDYALNITGPILQYFEDYYSIPYPLAKSDQIALPDFSAGAMENWGLVTYRETALLYNPNISSTSNKEWVATVIAHELAHQWFGNLVTVRWWNDLWLNEGFATYVSYLGADHAEPSWNIKDLIVLHHYQKVFAVDALNSSHPLSLDEEEISTPLQIGNLFDSITYSKGAAVLRMLSGFLTENLFVGGLKTYLEQYKYNTTVYQDLWDHLQQAVNKQQNITLPDSVENIMNRWVLQMGFPVVTINTTTGTLTQKHFLLDPDAEVTRSSQFNYTWFVPVSWMKSGILQTDFWLLNTSETNTTVQSNSTDWVLANINCTGYYRVNYDTENWDRLLQQLQDNFTEIPVINRAQLIDDAFNLARAGYIPTTLALDTTKYLSKDVEYMPWESAIDNLGYFSLMFDRTEVNGPMQTYLRKQVTPLFDYFENITANWTEVPLGHTDQYNEVTAIEVACENGLKKCQELASSLYREWMDNPSVNPIHPNLKTTIYCNAIAAGGVEEWDFAWERFQNAIITTEADKLRYGLSCSKHIWILNRYLKYTLDPEKIRKMDSIPTINYISRNVVGQSLVWDFIRAYSSTICSGSSPMDSLLEGVTQRFSTELELTQLQQFRQSNDITEDCLSTQTLSQAIERTQLNIKWINENKDPVFNWFTSNSL
- the LOC117429155 gene encoding aminopeptidase N-like isoform X2 — protein: MQPTYARTVFPCFDEPAMKAHFNITLIHDPKLVALSNSPVIDSVNRTFDKAEWGITTFHPTPDMSTYLLAFIVCDFKNIHALNRNVSIRIWARPEAIAEQQGDYALNITGPILQYFEDYYSIPYPLAKSDQIALPDFSAGAMENWGLVTYRETALLYNPNISSTSNKEWVATVIAHELAHQWFGNLVTVRWWNDLWLNEGFATYVSYLGADHAEPSWNIKDLIVLHHYQKVFAVDALNSSHPLSLDEEEISTPLQIGNLFDSITYSKGAAVLRMLSGFLTENLFVGGLKTYLEQYKYNTTVYQDLWDHLQQAVNKQQNITLPDSVENIMNRWVLQMGFPVVTINTTTGTLTQKHFLLDPDAEVTRSSQFNYTWFVPVSWMKSGILQTDFWLLNTSETNTTVQSNSTDWVLANINCTGYYRVNYDTENWDRLLQQLQDNFTEIPVINRAQLIDDAFNLARAGYIPTTLALDTTKYLSKDVEYMPWESAIDNLGYFSLMFDRTEVNGPMQTYLRKQVTPLFDYFENITANWTEVPLGHTDQYNEVTAIEVACENGLKKCQELASSLYREWMDNPSVNPIHPNLKTTIYCNAIAAGGVEEWDFAWERFQNAIITTEADKLRYGLSCSKHIWILNRYLKYTLDPEKIRKMDSIPTINYISRNVVGQSLVWDFIRAYSSTICSGSSPMDSLLEGVTQRFSTELELTQLQQFRQSNDITEDCLSTQTLSQAIERTQLNIKWINENKDPVFNWFTSNSL